From Draconibacterium halophilum, one genomic window encodes:
- a CDS encoding VOC family protein: MKKSLFSLTLVLFALFSMAQSNFSKSAIGVGVVVEDLEKSIDFYTNVIGMVKTGEFSVSKEQCTELGLTDSYDLDVTILKLEDTEEASEWKLMSLGTKAKHPKQQFMSDDTGMQYITLMVHHLQPVIDRADKHGIKVLSGKPSMLGDNRYFILLQDPDGTFIELIGPK, encoded by the coding sequence ATGAAAAAAAGTCTGTTTTCACTTACCCTCGTTCTTTTTGCTCTATTCTCCATGGCACAAAGTAATTTCAGCAAATCAGCAATTGGTGTTGGTGTTGTTGTTGAAGACCTCGAAAAATCAATAGATTTTTACACCAATGTTATTGGTATGGTCAAAACCGGGGAGTTTTCAGTTTCGAAAGAACAATGTACAGAACTGGGATTAACCGACAGTTACGACCTGGATGTTACCATCCTTAAACTGGAAGACACCGAAGAAGCCAGCGAATGGAAACTGATGAGTTTGGGGACAAAAGCTAAACATCCAAAACAACAGTTTATGAGCGACGATACTGGCATGCAGTACATTACCCTAATGGTGCATCATCTGCAGCCTGTTATAGATCGTGCAGACAAACATGGAATTAAAGTGTTAAGTGGCAAACCATCAATGCTTGGCGACAACAGGTATTTTATTCTCCTCCAGGATCCCGATGGAACTTTTATTGAATTGATTGGGCCAAAATAA
- the trhA gene encoding PAQR family membrane homeostasis protein TrhA — MSKKVEAGYRTLTLGEEIFNSITHGIGTLLSIAALVILVVFAAVKGNAWHVVSFSIFGSSLVLLYLSSTLYHSFTRENLKNLFVRFDHAAIFLLIAGTYTPFVLTTIRGALGWTLFGIIWGLAIVGMVIRSIYLTRFRKLMVGIYLAMGWMFLMAIGPIVKNLPSSSIAFLFIGGACYSIGVIFYAWRNLKYSHGIWHLFVLAGSIMHFFSVFYSL; from the coding sequence ATGAGTAAAAAAGTCGAAGCGGGATACAGAACGTTAACACTTGGCGAAGAGATTTTTAATAGTATCACTCACGGAATTGGAACACTGCTTAGCATTGCAGCTCTTGTAATTCTAGTAGTATTTGCTGCGGTAAAAGGCAACGCATGGCATGTGGTTAGTTTCAGTATTTTTGGGAGCAGTTTGGTTTTGCTCTATTTATCATCAACGCTTTATCATAGTTTCACGCGCGAAAATCTTAAAAACCTGTTTGTCCGCTTCGATCATGCGGCTATTTTTTTATTAATTGCAGGCACCTATACACCCTTTGTTCTCACCACTATTCGTGGGGCTTTGGGGTGGACACTTTTTGGGATAATCTGGGGACTTGCAATAGTAGGAATGGTAATTCGCTCGATTTATTTAACCCGGTTCCGAAAATTAATGGTTGGCATTTACCTTGCAATGGGTTGGATGTTTTTAATGGCGATAGGGCCAATTGTTAAAAACCTGCCATCATCGAGTATTGCTTTTTTATTTATTGGCGGAGCATGTTATTCAATAGGAGTTATTTTTTACGCCTGGCGAAATTTGAAATACAGTCACGGCATTTGGCACCTGTTTGTACTGGCAGGTAGCATCATGCATTTCTTTTCTGTATTTTACAGTTTGTAA
- the trxB gene encoding thioredoxin-disulfide reductase has protein sequence MFKPLDINENDENRKVEPTDAEKVKCLIVGSGPAGYTAAIYAARANLSPVMYEGLQPGGQLTTTTEVENYPGYPEGVTGPVMMEDLKKQAQRFGTDVRWGMATKADFSGEIHKVWIDDSKVIEAETVIIATGATAKYLGLEDETKYAGGGVSACATCDGFFYKGKDVAVVGGGDTAAEEAMYLAGLCNKVYLIVRRDVLRASRVMAERVKKTPNVEILWKHQTKGLIGDNGVVEGATLVKNLGEAGEEEVKINIDGFFLAIGHKPNSDIFAEYLDTDDVGYILTTPGTAKTKVGGVFACGDVQDSQYRQAVTAAGSGCMAAMDAERYLSEKHS, from the coding sequence ATGTTTAAACCACTTGATATTAACGAGAACGACGAGAATAGAAAGGTTGAGCCTACCGACGCAGAAAAGGTAAAATGCTTGATTGTGGGATCAGGTCCTGCAGGGTACACCGCTGCAATTTATGCCGCGCGTGCCAACCTTAGTCCTGTTATGTACGAAGGACTTCAGCCAGGAGGCCAGTTAACAACAACTACCGAGGTGGAGAACTATCCGGGTTACCCGGAAGGTGTTACCGGACCGGTTATGATGGAAGACCTGAAAAAGCAGGCACAACGTTTTGGAACCGATGTTCGTTGGGGAATGGCGACTAAAGCTGATTTCTCGGGCGAAATTCATAAAGTTTGGATCGATGATTCAAAAGTAATTGAAGCAGAAACGGTAATTATTGCAACCGGCGCAACAGCAAAATACCTGGGACTTGAAGATGAAACAAAGTATGCCGGAGGTGGTGTTTCTGCCTGTGCAACCTGCGATGGATTTTTCTACAAAGGTAAAGATGTAGCCGTTGTTGGTGGTGGCGATACGGCTGCCGAAGAAGCTATGTATTTAGCCGGATTGTGTAACAAAGTGTACCTGATTGTTCGTCGTGATGTGCTACGTGCATCGAGAGTGATGGCAGAGCGCGTGAAAAAAACACCTAATGTTGAAATTCTTTGGAAACATCAGACAAAAGGATTGATTGGTGACAATGGTGTTGTTGAAGGTGCTACATTGGTTAAAAATCTTGGTGAGGCTGGAGAAGAAGAAGTTAAAATTAATATTGATGGATTCTTTTTAGCAATCGGTCATAAACCCAACTCCGATATTTTTGCAGAATATTTAGATACTGACGATGTGGGTTATATTTTAACTACCCCGGGAACAGCAAAAACAAAAGTTGGGGGAGTATTCGCTTGTGGCGATGTGCAGGATTCGCAATACCGTCAGGCAGTAACTGCCGCCGGATCGGGTTGTATGGCAGCCATGGATGCCGAGCGTTACCTTTCTGAAAAGCATTCTTAA
- a CDS encoding site-specific integrase: protein MKTKSTFGIHFVLKRAKTRNGTAPIYARITVDCNRCEISVKKRIPVTNWNKGQGMAKGKSPEIARLNSYLEQIRSQLTGYYQELVVEKALITPDAIRDKFYGIEETGKTLKELIEYHNDSMDLNLKWGTLKNYHTTAKYIELFLQKKMNREDILLSELNYRFITDFEFYLRKHKPTDHQRPMGNNAVMKHLERLRKMVSMAVRMEWLDKDPFAAYKLHFKKVEREFLTETELAAIEKKKFKMERLNYVRDLFVFACYTGLSYIDVANLAPNNIRKGINGMSWIITQREKTSTPVRIPILKQAQLLIDQYKDHPRSENKGTVFPNISNQKLNSYLKEIADLCEIDKNLTFHIARHTFATTVTLTNGVPIESVSKMLGHTNLKTTQIYAKVVEKKIATDMEALQEKLGNKSKKESSTELEKGKVKQLS from the coding sequence ATGAAAACAAAAAGTACTTTCGGAATTCATTTTGTGCTAAAAAGAGCCAAAACCAGGAATGGAACTGCTCCAATTTATGCACGTATTACGGTTGATTGTAACCGCTGTGAAATCTCTGTAAAAAAGCGAATACCTGTTACCAACTGGAACAAAGGGCAAGGTATGGCAAAAGGAAAGTCTCCTGAAATTGCACGGCTTAACTCCTATCTTGAACAGATCCGCTCCCAACTAACCGGTTACTACCAGGAACTTGTAGTAGAGAAGGCACTAATTACTCCTGACGCTATCAGAGACAAATTTTATGGTATTGAAGAAACAGGGAAAACGCTTAAGGAACTGATCGAATATCACAACGACAGCATGGATTTGAACCTAAAATGGGGAACGCTCAAAAACTATCACACTACTGCAAAATATATTGAATTGTTCCTGCAAAAAAAGATGAACAGGGAGGATATTTTATTATCCGAACTAAACTACCGATTTATCACTGATTTTGAGTTTTACCTCAGAAAACACAAACCAACCGATCATCAACGGCCAATGGGTAATAATGCGGTTATGAAACACCTGGAACGACTTCGTAAAATGGTATCCATGGCCGTTCGTATGGAATGGCTGGATAAAGATCCTTTTGCAGCTTACAAGCTACATTTCAAAAAAGTTGAACGTGAATTTTTAACAGAAACAGAATTAGCTGCCATTGAAAAGAAAAAATTCAAGATGGAACGGCTTAACTATGTTCGTGATCTTTTTGTGTTTGCCTGTTACACCGGATTATCTTATATCGATGTGGCAAACCTGGCTCCCAATAACATCAGAAAAGGAATTAATGGTATGTCATGGATTATAACACAACGAGAAAAGACTTCCACTCCGGTCCGCATTCCGATTTTGAAACAGGCCCAATTACTTATTGACCAATACAAGGATCATCCACGCTCGGAAAACAAAGGCACTGTTTTCCCTAATATCTCCAACCAGAAACTAAACAGTTATCTAAAAGAAATTGCTGATTTGTGTGAGATAGATAAAAATCTGACTTTTCATATTGCCCGTCATACTTTTGCAACCACGGTAACGCTTACCAATGGTGTTCCCATTGAGTCGGTTAGTAAAATGCTTGGGCATACCAACCTAAAAACAACCCAGATTTATGCCAAAGTGGTTGAAAAGAAGATAGCTACAGACATGGAAGCACTTCAGGAAAAGCTTGGAAACAAAAGCAAAAAAGAAAGTTCAACTGAATTAGAAAAAGGCAAGGTAAAGCAACTATCTTAA
- a CDS encoding MobC family plasmid mobilization relaxosome protein, giving the protein MVRFNKGGRPRKLDGEKMKYKVTVKMSTVEYYCLIGKSKEAGITQSEFVRQSIMNTTVVQRLTPELISEIRKLSGMANNLNQIARKANALGYDHIRSKYLFLATKIDRIINKML; this is encoded by the coding sequence ATGGTGCGATTTAACAAAGGCGGACGTCCACGAAAATTGGATGGTGAGAAGATGAAATATAAGGTAACGGTAAAAATGTCGACCGTAGAATATTACTGCCTAATTGGCAAATCAAAAGAAGCCGGGATTACACAAAGTGAGTTTGTTAGGCAGTCAATAATGAATACAACAGTTGTTCAACGCTTGACACCCGAACTGATTTCAGAAATTAGAAAACTTTCAGGAATGGCCAATAACCTGAATCAGATTGCACGTAAAGCCAATGCCCTGGGTTACGATCATATTCGTAGCAAATACCTGTTTCTTGCTACTAAGATTGACCGAATCATAAACAAAATGCTATGA
- a CDS encoding trypsin-like serine peptidase has product MGDAIDGIVQILLSTGYEWCSGSLINNTAQDFKPYVLTAFHCIDIGNPSLDHNPPYSYDPDENNGVLEAYEIDEAEEWLVRFGFKHAECAGSTIGNIYTFDDTYYRAGWDSTDFVLVELQDNILRDVPSVGEKVWLGWDRSGNTPTKGYFLHHPKGDIMKYAYDSDSKIETDRWSTVTGRNFWYSQLDIGLLEKGSSGSPIFDQNKRVVGQLLGGYINCDGPKQYWHGCLHRSWIGGNIIGTRLSDWLDPIGSGATTLNSVRQPIPEYSIGIDLLCSSTTLSVTNFAPGYYFDHWNKSSNVSLSSTTANPVQVIPGIDGPGWIEAVYHTGWGTVTMERMEFYVGGPAASEISLSLYTADGSPVTYMCPILIIIFM; this is encoded by the coding sequence ATGGGAGATGCTATTGATGGGATAGTCCAGATTCTTCTTTCTACGGGGTATGAATGGTGTTCTGGGTCATTGATTAATAATACAGCTCAAGATTTTAAACCATATGTTTTAACAGCCTTTCATTGTATAGATATAGGGAATCCCAGTTTAGATCACAACCCTCCTTATTCTTACGATCCTGATGAAAATAATGGCGTACTTGAGGCGTATGAAATTGATGAAGCAGAAGAATGGTTAGTACGGTTTGGATTTAAACATGCAGAATGTGCCGGTAGTACAATTGGGAATATTTATACTTTCGATGATACGTATTATAGAGCGGGTTGGGATTCAACAGATTTTGTCTTGGTTGAACTGCAGGACAATATTCTCAGGGATGTACCTTCGGTTGGGGAAAAAGTTTGGTTAGGTTGGGATCGAAGTGGAAATACTCCGACAAAGGGGTATTTTCTTCATCATCCAAAAGGAGATATTATGAAATATGCGTATGATTCCGATAGTAAAATAGAAACTGATCGTTGGAGTACTGTCACAGGCCGAAATTTCTGGTATAGTCAACTTGATATTGGTCTTTTAGAAAAAGGTTCTTCGGGTTCTCCAATTTTTGATCAAAATAAACGTGTTGTTGGGCAGCTTTTAGGGGGATATATAAATTGTGATGGTCCAAAACAGTATTGGCATGGTTGTCTTCATCGTTCCTGGATCGGCGGCAATATAATTGGAACCCGCTTAAGTGATTGGTTAGACCCGATAGGGTCGGGGGCAACAACTCTAAATTCAGTTCGTCAGCCAATACCAGAATACTCAATAGGCATTGATTTGTTATGTTCTTCTACAACATTATCCGTAACCAATTTTGCCCCAGGCTATTATTTTGATCATTGGAATAAAAGTAGTAATGTAAGCCTTTCCAGTACTACGGCTAATCCGGTACAAGTAATTCCTGGCATAGATGGCCCCGGGTGGATAGAAGCAGTATATCATACCGGATGGGGAACAGTAACTATGGAGCGAATGGAGTTTTATGTTGGTGGTCCGGCGGCTTCAGAGATTTCACTTTCATTATACACGGCTGATGGTTCGCCTGTAACTTACATGTGCCCAATACTCATTATCATATTTATGTAA
- a CDS encoding T9SS type A sorting domain-containing protein produces MVEVYANTCCSDNDKIIIDYFGGGYCGTSYSLIISPNPTTYEAVVTIENTTEDGELLKSASIETTFDQDAEWILEVYDNLQSLKLKKQKLKGKSTTIQTASWKEGVYMVRVKYKDEILTGKLVVKK; encoded by the coding sequence ATGGTAGAAGTATACGCTAACACTTGCTGCTCAGATAATGATAAGATCATCATTGATTATTTTGGTGGCGGTTATTGTGGTACTTCTTACTCTTTAATCATTTCGCCTAATCCTACCACATATGAGGCTGTTGTGACAATTGAAAATACAACAGAAGACGGTGAGCTGCTAAAATCAGCATCAATAGAAACAACTTTTGACCAAGACGCAGAATGGATTCTTGAAGTGTATGATAATTTACAAAGCCTGAAGCTTAAAAAGCAAAAACTTAAGGGTAAAAGTACCACCATACAAACTGCTAGCTGGAAAGAAGGTGTTTATATGGTTCGTGTAAAGTATAAAGATGAAATTTTAACCGGGAAATTAGTGGTTAAAAAATAG
- a CDS encoding FISUMP domain-containing protein has translation MNNLIILKKSLFSKSRPLFKLFTYFLLFFCAVLQSCSEDPFDADSGTFTDKRDGNIYQWVKIGEQIWMAENLAYIPYVCAPDSQCGIWVYDYYGEGSFGTNYQTYGCLYNWEIAQEVCPEGWHLPSDEEWMEMESFLGMPEDQLDRSGIIRGQEANVGGNLKEIGYTHWKEPNEGAINESGFSALPGGYLNVENSFSSIGGTAYFWTSSNEDDYYILCRLLHSYGGIVTRKKIEKNVALSIRCIKN, from the coding sequence ATGAACAATTTAATTATTTTGAAAAAATCATTATTCTCGAAAAGTAGACCTTTATTTAAGCTGTTTACTTATTTTCTTCTTTTTTTCTGTGCAGTGTTGCAATCCTGTAGCGAAGATCCCTTTGATGCTGACTCAGGCACATTTACCGACAAGCGCGATGGCAATATATACCAATGGGTTAAAATTGGTGAACAAATATGGATGGCCGAAAACCTTGCCTATATCCCTTACGTTTGTGCTCCCGACTCGCAATGTGGTATTTGGGTATATGATTATTATGGAGAAGGTTCCTTTGGAACCAATTATCAAACTTATGGATGTTTGTACAATTGGGAAATCGCCCAAGAAGTTTGTCCCGAAGGTTGGCACCTCCCCTCTGATGAAGAATGGATGGAAATGGAAAGCTTCCTGGGTATGCCCGAAGACCAACTCGACCGCTCAGGGATTATCAGAGGACAAGAGGCTAATGTTGGAGGAAATCTAAAAGAAATTGGATATACCCACTGGAAAGAACCAAATGAGGGAGCAATTAATGAAAGCGGCTTCTCTGCGTTACCTGGTGGTTATTTAAATGTAGAAAATTCTTTTTCATCTATTGGAGGTACAGCCTATTTCTGGACTTCAAGTAATGAAGATGATTATTATATATTATGCAGATTGCTACATTCTTATGGAGGAATTGTTACCCGCAAAAAAATTGAAAAAAATGTTGCATTGTCAATTAGATGTATAAAAAACTAA
- a CDS encoding C1 family peptidase, translated as MKSFTTFLLLIFALNSFSQPSSFSWFSNDPEECYNYISPAKDQGEQGPCGIFASIAAIEALSHIYFHKPFSSNSNGTNLSEAELYSLCSAYGNFTGYGASEGAATAENTLDYCVINGIIDDACLPYPSSSPYYTQPCSQCASPDQIIQIPGYEQLSLSSNQQLKRAIIDYGPIVVSAQSIGGVLHSGGGTTNHSFLIIGWNSSGQWHIKDSWPGDEYIDYKSFNVFSSTYGSQFYRAKYKNDGSTISCTGTGCNSVFSSRVATDRDGDGFGYWGVGDPPSTWSGPCKMDFDDFDNTKIYLDSNYEEVVAPSVSGPDLVCTSGGTFNLNDLPSGFSSSWSISNPTFFNSPTSGSGTSATISPKSEYSGDDCIITYTISDGCGSAQYSKHFTINGPTDSDLDIDVVPSYAPDPIRVSGIWLLCPNSSYYIYCNNTSNCSLSNYQWSYPSGWTKYEQTSNYIRINTNSTPYGTVSVTATTCCGTSHQVITQNFSQGELVLTILLIQIR; from the coding sequence ATGAAATCTTTTACAACTTTTCTATTACTAATATTTGCCTTAAATTCATTTAGTCAGCCGTCTTCATTTTCATGGTTTAGCAATGACCCTGAAGAATGTTACAATTATATTTCCCCTGCCAAAGACCAGGGAGAACAAGGGCCATGTGGTATTTTTGCATCAATAGCGGCAATAGAGGCATTGAGCCATATTTACTTCCACAAACCTTTTAGTAGCAATAGTAATGGGACAAACCTTTCTGAAGCTGAATTATATTCTTTGTGTTCGGCTTATGGGAACTTTACAGGATATGGGGCCAGCGAAGGTGCAGCAACTGCCGAAAATACTTTGGATTACTGTGTAATAAATGGAATTATTGACGATGCATGTTTACCATATCCATCTTCAAGCCCCTACTATACTCAGCCATGTTCGCAGTGTGCAAGCCCTGACCAAATTATTCAGATCCCGGGATACGAGCAACTTAGCCTAAGTTCAAACCAACAACTAAAGCGTGCAATCATCGATTATGGTCCCATTGTAGTAAGTGCACAAAGTATAGGTGGAGTATTACATTCCGGCGGTGGTACAACAAACCACTCCTTTTTAATAATAGGTTGGAACAGTTCAGGACAATGGCATATAAAAGACAGCTGGCCGGGAGATGAATACATTGACTATAAAAGTTTTAATGTTTTTAGTTCAACGTACGGTAGTCAGTTTTATAGAGCAAAATACAAAAACGACGGTAGTACTATTTCATGTACGGGAACTGGCTGCAACTCCGTATTTTCCTCTCGCGTTGCAACGGATAGAGATGGTGATGGGTTTGGATATTGGGGAGTTGGCGATCCTCCGAGCACCTGGTCTGGGCCATGCAAAATGGATTTTGATGATTTTGATAACACAAAAATATATTTAGACTCAAACTATGAAGAAGTTGTTGCCCCCTCCGTTTCAGGTCCCGACTTAGTTTGTACTTCAGGAGGTACTTTTAACTTAAATGATCTCCCTTCTGGTTTTTCTTCAAGCTGGAGTATTTCTAATCCAACTTTTTTTAATTCACCAACCAGTGGGTCAGGCACATCAGCAACCATTTCTCCGAAATCTGAATATTCTGGAGATGATTGTATTATTACTTATACAATTTCTGATGGATGCGGATCGGCACAATATTCCAAACACTTCACAATAAATGGTCCGACAGATAGCGACCTTGATATAGATGTTGTTCCTTCTTATGCTCCTGATCCTATTCGCGTAAGTGGAATTTGGCTGCTTTGTCCAAATTCAAGCTATTATATCTACTGCAACAATACTTCCAACTGCTCGCTTTCTAATTACCAGTGGTCTTACCCTTCCGGATGGACAAAATATGAACAAACAAGTAATTATATTCGGATTAACACTAACAGCACTCCATATGGAACGGTTAGTGTAACCGCCACTACATGTTGTGGAACCAGTCATCAGGTTATCACCCAGAACTTTAGCCAGGGGGAGCTTGTTCTTACTATTCTGCTTATCCAAATCCGGTAA
- a CDS encoding DUF7218 family protein, with the protein MYEALIDKGYSKQKATRIANSEDSGKKGGKSSKYEERTTKELYDKAKQIGIDGRSKMSKKELIQALRTS; encoded by the coding sequence CTGTATGAAGCTTTAATTGATAAAGGATACAGTAAACAAAAGGCTACCCGAATTGCAAATTCTGAGGACTCGGGGAAAAAGGGTGGAAAGAGTAGTAAATATGAGGAAAGAACAACAAAGGAACTTTACGACAAAGCAAAACAAATTGGTATTGATGGCCGGAGTAAAATGTCGAAGAAGGAACTTATTCAGGCGCTAAGAACAAGTTAA
- a CDS encoding type 1 glutamine amidotransferase domain-containing protein → MQELKGKKVAILATNGFEESELFEPLIALKNEGVAVDIISTEKENIKAWNHGDWSKEIEVDCILDDVDINNYGILILPGGVINPDKLRRDKKAVNFVRSFFDTNKSVAAICHGPQMLIEAEVVKNRTMTSFFSIKKDLQNAGANWVDEAVVEDGNLITSRNPGDLEAFNAKIISRIKGSD, encoded by the coding sequence ATGCAAGAATTAAAAGGCAAAAAGGTTGCAATTCTGGCTACCAATGGTTTCGAAGAGTCGGAATTGTTTGAACCTTTAATAGCTCTTAAAAACGAAGGCGTAGCAGTTGACATTATTTCAACTGAAAAAGAAAATATAAAGGCTTGGAATCATGGTGATTGGAGTAAAGAAATAGAAGTTGATTGCATCCTGGATGATGTGGATATTAACAACTACGGAATACTTATTTTACCGGGAGGAGTAATCAATCCTGACAAACTGCGAAGGGATAAAAAAGCTGTAAACTTTGTCCGTTCATTTTTTGATACTAATAAATCGGTAGCAGCCATTTGTCACGGACCGCAAATGCTGATTGAAGCAGAAGTCGTAAAAAACAGAACAATGACATCGTTTTTTTCGATAAAAAAAGATTTGCAAAATGCGGGTGCAAATTGGGTTGATGAAGCGGTTGTAGAGGATGGAAATTTAATTACCTCAAGAAACCCAGGAGACCTGGAAGCTTTTAATGCAAAGATTATTAGTAGAATTAAAGGAAGTGATTAG
- a CDS encoding CsbD family protein has translation MSATTDKIKGNWNLVKGKLKQEYGELTDDDLKHAEGQEDELIGRIQKKTGKTKEEVKNFIDSL, from the coding sequence ATGAGTGCTACAACAGACAAAATTAAAGGAAATTGGAATTTAGTAAAAGGAAAATTGAAACAAGAGTACGGTGAACTTACCGATGATGATTTAAAACATGCAGAAGGACAAGAAGACGAACTTATCGGCCGCATTCAGAAAAAAACCGGAAAAACCAAAGAGGAGGTAAAAAACTTTATTGATAGTCTATAA